Proteins from a genomic interval of Maniola hyperantus chromosome 1, iAphHyp1.2, whole genome shotgun sequence:
- the LOC117984071 gene encoding activating signal cointegrator 1 complex subunit 1 codes for MNDVLRPDLFWIEGRCYRVNNSTTEVSTLQEHDLYEIDAPYNEFEEDDTDDVECEVVQVDGGRFCTSLHVSKHYMGSIIGKKGATIARIGRDTRTDIKTPRQGENKDITIFGPSVSNVKAAFRRINLIVMSSRMKQAFTHFVSIPINSPEIVRNFENFKESVLRECPGIEDSLFIKPGKLHITVGVMCLMDNEERLSASKLLTEARDKHIMPILREYLPFNIRLKGLSYMNDDPRAVHVLYGCVEEDGAPAGVLQRTVDAVHAHFYKAGFMEREFNRDNVKMHVTLLNSKFREEPRETGNEDTNPAKSRTHRETFDGSEILSKFTDYDFGVTEFNTIQLSQRSTVGPDGYYQPTCVVSCINTK; via the exons atgaACGACGTTCTTAGGCCTGACCTGTTCTGGATCGAAGGGAGATGTTACAGAGTAAATAATTCTACCACTGAGGTTTCAACGCTGCAAGAAcatgatttatatgaaattg ATGCTCCTTATAATGAATTTGAAGAGGATGACACTGACGATGTTGAGTGTGAGGTTGTGCAGGTGGACGGTGGTCGATTCTGCACCAGTCTCCATGTCTCCAA ACATTACATGGGATCTATTATAGGGAAGAAAGGAGCTACTATAGCAAGAATCGGCAGAGATACTAGAACAGATATTAAAACACCAAGGCAGGGAGAAAACAAAGATATTACTATATTTGGCCCCAGTGTTTCA AATGTCAAAGCAGCATTTAGGAGAATTAACCTTATTGTTATGTCATCAAGGATGAAACAGGCGTTTACACACTTTGTATCTATTCCTATAAACTCTCCGGAGATTgtcagaaattttgaaaattttaag GAGAGTGTGCTTCGCGAATGTCCGGGTATAGAGGATTCTCTGTTCATCAAGCCGGGCAAACTGCACATAACTGTTGGCGTGATGTGCTTGATGGACAATGAGGAACGACTCTCCGCCTCTAAGCTACTCACTGAAGCTAGAGACAAACATATAAT GCCCATACTTCGAGAGTATTTACCGTTTAACATCAGGTTGAAAGGTCTGTCGTACATGAACGACGACCCCAGGGCGGTGCACGTGCTGTACGGCTGCGTGGAGGAGGACGGCGCTCCGGCCGGCGTACTGCAAAGGACAGTTGATGCGGTGCATGCACACTTTTACAAAGCag gtTTCATGGAAAGGGAGTTCAATCGCGACAACGTCAAAATGCACGTTACATTACTCAATTCAAAATTTAGAGAGGAACCAAGAGAGACTGGCAACGAAGACACTAATCCAGCAAAATCAAGAacacacagagaaactttcgaTGGCTCCGAAATCCTGTCAAAGTTTACAGATTACGACTTCGGTGTGACTGAATTCAACACTATCCAACTGTCTCAGCGCAGCACTGTGGGGCCTGATGGGTATTATCAGCCCACTTGTGTCGTTTCTTGTATAAATACTAAGTAA